A segment of the Streptomyces sp. NBC_00376 genome:
ACGGGCACGAGAAGAGCCTGCTGCGGGCCGCCGCCCGCGATCTGCTGCCGGGCACGGTGCTCGGCCGGCGCAAGAGCCACTTCCCGCGCACCCAGGATCCCGCCTACGACGCCTCGGTCATCGCCGAGTTCGGCAAGATCGCCGGACGGCCGGACGCGCCGCTCACCGCGCTGCTCAACCCGGCGGCGGTCGCGGAGCTCGGCGCCGAAGGACCGGACTCCCTCGCGGGGGGACGCATCGTTCTGGAGGGTCTCGTCGAGATCAACAACTGGCTCGAAACCTACGATGTCGCTCTCGACGTCTGACGCGCCCGAGGAGACCTCGCTGGTCGTGGCGCTCCCTGCGGGCGGCGGGGGCGCGGGCATGTTCGCCCAGCTGCGCAAGGCCCTGCCCGCCGGCACCGGACTGGTGGTTCCCGACCTGCCGGGCCGGGGCCGCCGCACGCGGGCGCCGCGCGAACTCACCGTGCCCGGCCTCTCAGCCGAGCTGGCGGCCGAACTCGAACCGCGCATCGCCGGGCGCCCGTACGCCGTGTTCGCGACCTGTTTCAGCACCATCGTGGGGCTGGAACTCGTCTGGCAGCTCCTGGAACGAGGCCTTCCGCCGACCCGCGCGCTGCTGGTCTCGGGCCGGCAGCCGCCCGACGTGGCCCCGCCCTTCGAAGCCCTGGACAAGCTCTCGGACGAAGAGGTCCTCGGCGGGATGCGCCGCTTCTGGCCGTCGGAACTCGACTGGGAGTCCATGCCCAAGGCCCTGCACGACATCCTGCTCCGCCAGACGCGCCGCGACAACGAGCTCGGCGTCGGGTACGTGTACGAACCCCGCGGCCCGCTTCCCGTGCCGGTCATCGCCTACCAGGGCATGGACGATCCGGGGGTGACCGTCCCGGAACTATCGGACTGGGGCGCGCACACCTCGGTCTCCTTCACGCTCCGTGTCGTTCCGGGGGGCCACTACTTCTACATGACCCACACCGACCGGCTGGCCGGGGAGCTCGGCGCGCTCCTGGCCGGGCGTGCCGAGGACGACCCGGTGTCCTGAGCGTGCCGGCCCGGTCCCGGACCGGGCCGGCACGACTACTTGGCCAGCTTGCCGTTGGGCCGCACCGTGAACCAAGTGCCGTTCACACCCTGGCCGTTGGTGTCACCGGGCTGCTCGTCGCCGGTGTACCAGTAGAGCGGCCAGCAGTCGATGCTGAGCTGCTTCGTGCCGTCGGGGCGGGTGTACGGGGTGAGCAGCTTCGGGTCGATGCCCTTGATGTCCTTCTTGTCGACGAGCCCGGCGGGCTTCCACTTCTCCAGGCAGGCGCCCTTGCAGTTGGACTTCATCGGCCAGGCGGTGTCCTTGGTGAAGCGGTAGAGCGTGCGCCCCTTGCCGTCGCGGATGATCGTGCCGCGCTCCTCGTCGTCGACCGTGGACAGAGCGGGCAGGTCCTTCGGCTCGCTCGGGGCCTCCTGCGCCGATGCCTTCGCCTTCGTGCCGTCGGGTGCGGCCGAGAACCAGGTGCCGCCGACGCCCTGCCCGCGGGTCTGCCGGGGCGCCGTGTCCTGCGCGTAGCGGTACAGCGGCCATCCCGCGAGCGTCAGCTGACTCGTGCCGTCCGCGCGCTTCACCGAGCCGAGCAGCCCGGGGTCCACGCCGCGGCCCGCCTTCGCACCGTCGGCGAGCACCGGCGGCCAGGCCTTGGCGCAGTCGCCCGCGCAGTTGGAAGCGGGCGGCTTCGCCGTGTCCTTGTCGAAGCGGTACAGGGTGAAGCCCGCGCCGTCCGTCACGACCGGGCCCAGCTGCTTGCTCTGCCAGACGCTGAGGCGGCCCGCCTGCGAGGGCTGCGCACCGTTGCCCGTCGAGGCGGCGCGCCCGGCGGATCCGGTGGTGGTCGCCGCCGTGCCCTGGGAGCTAGTGCAGGCCGCCGTCAGCATGACCGCGGCGATGGTGAATACGACCGGGACGTAGGTGAATTTACGCATGGGTATCCCTCTTTCGGAAATCTTGGGGAATTTGCTTTTCGCTGAAGTGCTAAGTGCTGAAGTACTGAAGTAATGGCCCGCCCCGGCAGCAGGGGAGGAGTCGGCCGACTGCCGGGGCGGAGTTTCTGGTCCCGGAATTCCTTCTGGCCGGTCACTGTCACTGTGAGAACGGCCGCTGTGGCAGGGTGGTTCAATTCCCGGGAAGTTCTTTTTCCGGGTCGCGAGCGGTCAGACCCGCCCGGTGCCCGCCCCCGCCAACGTCTGCGTGGGAACGACCACCCGCAGACCTAGTACGCCCAGGTCGACGCTGCCGTCGTTCTCCGCGTACCACCGCCAGTGCGCCCCCGGTACGTCGCCCACCGTCAGCACGATCCACCCGCCGCCCTCCGACCCGGTGAGGTCCGCGAGCGTTCGCGCCTCCTCGGCGGTCGGCGCGTCCTGGAGGACGACGAAGCCGGTGACCTCGCCCGTACGGGCGGCGCCACGCACCAGGCCGACGCCCAGTTCCTCGGCGGAGTTGAGGATCTCCTCGGGGGCCTTGCCCGTCACCTCCGACACGGAGCGGACCCGGACCAGACCGTTGAGGCCGGGCAGGGCGCTCGCGCCCGGGTCCACCGACACCACCACCGTGCTCTGCCGCGGCAGTTCGAGCAGCCCGCGCACCAGCGCCGCCACGGTGTCCTGGGCGACGACGAGGTCACCGCTGACGCTCAGCGCGCCGTTGATCTGCCCGAGGTCCACCATGACCTGCGCGCCCCGCTCGCTCACCCCGATCCGGGCGAGGTGTGGCAGTGCGAGCGTCACTTCGGCCGCCGGATCGCCCTCGATGACGGAGGGCAGTCCGGTGCGCTCCCAGCGATTCGGTTCGAGCGCGGTCCACGGCGCGGGTGCCGTGTGTGCCCCCGACACCGACGCGAGCAGCTTCGTGGGTTCGGCGAGGACGCTGTAGACCCGTACCGGGCGCTCCGCCTCCGCCGCGTCGGCGGGGATCAGTTCGCGCAGCGCCTGCCGCACCACCGCCGGCGTACGGGTGTCCGCCGCGAGCCGCCGCGCGAGCGCGCCCCGCCGACGCCGCCGCAGCGCGAGCGCCAGGCCGCGCGGCAGCCGCGGCCGCAGCACCCGGGCGGCCCGCGCGATCCCGGAGCCGGTGGCGCGCACGGCCCGGCCGATCGGGCGCCGCGCGACGATCACCACGGTCAGTGCGGTGACGCCGGCAACACCCCCGATCAGCCAGGGCGACCCGAGCCGGTCGCCCAGCCCGGCGAACGGTCCCGAGCCCCGGCCGGCCGCGGCGCGGGGCGCGGGGGAGGCGCTCCGTGCGGGGGGCTTCGCCGCATCGGCGTTCTCCTCGGGCAGGACACCGAACTCCACGCCGGACCCGTCCGCGTCCTCCGGCAGGATCAGCGGGAAGCCCGGGGTCAGCTGGTCGGGACTCACGAAAGCCGAACCGTCCGGCAGCTGGCGCCCGCTGTTGAGGACCAGGATCTCCTCGAACCGGTCGCCGTCGCCGAGGGTGCGCTGTGCGATCCCGAACAGCGTCTCCTGCTCGCCGCCGTTCTCCTGCGCGGACCTGACCACGTAGTACTTCGTCACCTCATCGGCCCGCAGCACCCGGAAGGGCTGCGCCTGCACGGCTGCCGGAACCGGTGCGGAGGCCGGAGCCCGTACCGGCCCCAGAGCCTGCGCGGGTGCGGGCAGCGCCAGCCAGGCGACGGCCACCAGACCGCACACCGCCGTCACCCGTGCCGTCGTGCGCCACGGCGCCGGCCGCCGCGCTTCGTTCGTCGTCCTCGGGGCGTCGCGCATCTTTCTCGTCCTCCTCCGTACGGGGCCTGGTGACGCGCACTGCTGATTGCGTCGGCCGTCACACGCGTGGAGCCCCGGGTCGGTTCAACGAGCTGAACCGAAACGCCGACCACCCCGTTAGGAGGTGCCGAACGGGCTTGTAGCCGGGAGGAGTTGGAGATGGCGCGTCGGCATGCCACGGGCTGGGAGGTGCTCGGGTTCGGGGAGGACCCGACCCCCGGGAACCCGGAGGCGATCAGAACACTGGCCAAGACCTATCAGGAGCTGAGCGAAGGGGCGGGCGAGGCGGTCGAGCTGCTGCGCGACGACGGGGCGCTGCGCCGCGGCAAGGGCCAGGCGATGGACGCCCTGAAGACGCGCATCACCAAGGACCTGCCGGGGCTCCTGGAGAAGACCAGGGACTCCTTCCGTACCGCCGCGGGCGCCTACGACGAGTACGCGAACACCCTGACGAGCGCCCAGGACCTGCTGGACCGGGCCATCGACCAGGGCCAGGAGGTCGCCGCCGCCGCGAAGACGGAGGTCCCGGCCCTCGCGGCGGACGCCACCCCGGAGCAGGCCGAGACCCACCAGACGCAGCAGGGCGAGGTGAACGCCGCGAAGGAGGCGCTGTCCGCCGCCGAGGAGCTCGGCCGCATGGCGCAGCGGATACGCGAGGAGGGGTCCGACAGGGCCACGATCGTCCTCGACGACGCCGCCGAACAGGCCATCCCCGCAAGGGACTTCGTGAAGGCGTTCGGTGACTTCCTCGCGGACAACCCGCTGGTGGAGATCATCGCCGGTGTCATCATCGGCATCGTCGCCGTGTTCTTCCCGGTCGTGGGTCTCATCCTGGGCGCGATCCTGTTCGCGGTGTCGGTGATCCGGATGGTGTCGCAGGGCAAGATCGACGCCGGTGAGATCATCATCGGCCTGCTCACCCTCGTACCCGGTGGAGTGCTGCTCGGCGGGCTCGGGAAGATCGTCGGGGCGGCCGGCAAGCTGGCGAAGTTCGCGCCGTTCCTGGCCAAGGTGGGCAAGGGCGTCGGGACCGCTTCGGGGGCGGTCTCGGCGGCCCTGAAGAACTCGACGTTCGTCCGCAAGATCATCGACCCGCTGTCCAAGGGACTCGTGGGTCTCAAGGCGTCCCCCGGTCTGGCCCTCGGCGCCAAGTTCGCGATCGACGTGACCACCGAGTTCTCCCTCGGCTTCCTGGCGAGCGGGATCACGGCGGTGATCGACGGGAAGAAGTTCGACGCGGCCTCGGCCGCCAAGGGCGCCGCGCTCGGTGCCGCCACGGCCGGTGCCTTCACCCTGTTCGGCGGGACGAAGTTCGCCACCAGCATCAAGGACGCCTTCACCACCAAGGGCAAGTTCAAGAGCAACATCGACAAGGCGTTCTCCGTGAACAGCCTCGGTGTCGTCGACGGCAAGTTCAAACCCGGCAACGTCCTGTTCTCCGAGACCAAGGGCGCGCAGAAGACCGGCTTCCACGGCATCAACGGCACGACCAAGTCGGACCCCGCCACGGGCGAGGTCAAGACGAAGGTCACGACCCCGGACGGCGCGAAGACCGAGACGAAGATCACCCCGCCCGGTCCCAAGGCCGACCAGGTCGAGGCCCCCGACGACCTGCCCTTCGGAGTCCCGGGGCCCGAGACGTCGACGACCACCACGACACCGGACGGGTTCACGTCGAAGACCGCGAACGGCACGAACACCATCAAGAGCCCGGACGGGGACGTCATCACCTCGAACGGCAACACGACGACGATCAGCACCCCGATTCAGGGCCCGACCACGAAGGAGCAGATCCTCGGCGGGCTCGGAGGCGAGTTCGCGCCCGCGCAGTCGGAGAAGCCCGCGCTCTCCACGGAGCTGGGCCCGAACGGCGGCTTCACGACCTCGGGACCGTTCGGCGAGGTCTCCAAGGGGCCGGACGGCACCACGACGTTCAGCTCGCCCGGCGGTGACGGCGGTGGTCCCACGCCGGAGTTCACCGTGAACAACAACACGATCTCCACCCCGAACGGCCTCACCCTGACCGACAACGGCGGCTCCACGACGGTGGGTGGTGGCGGGCTCACCACGGACAACCAGAACGGTGTCAACTCGGTCTTCAACGGCCCCCCGGCGGGCCAGCCGGTGGTGACCCACAACCCCGCCGACGGCAACGTCGACATCAACTTCGGCAACACCACGCTCAACGGCAACACGGGGAACCCCGGGGGTGGATTCGCCCTGCCGGACGGCACGCAGGCCAACGTCGGCAACAACGGCGACGTGAGCGTCGTCAACGGAGACGGCGGCGGCCAGAACGTCAACCTGCCCCCGGCCAACGCGGGCGGCCCGGTCACCTTCACCGACACCAACGTCAGCACCAGCATCCCTCCGGCCGGCGGCGCCACCATCGCCACGCCGGGCGGCCCCGCCACCACGCTCGACCACACCGGGTTCACGGTGAACACCGGCGGCCCCACCCCCGACACGGTGCAGTTCAACGGGCCGGGGAACTCGCTCGACGTGACGCCGCCCGGCGGTCAGCCGCAGGTCTCGGTCGGCCCGGACGGCTCCATCACCACCGGCAACATCAACACCGACGGGGGTGGCGGCGGTACGGCCACCGGCGGCGGGGGGAACGTGGCGTTCTCGCCGACCGACATCAAGTTCAGCACGCCCGACGGCGGGACGATCGCCGTCAACCCGCAGGGCCAGTTCGACCTGAACCCCTCCGGCGCCCAGCCGCCGGTCACCGTCAACCCGAACGGGGACATCGCGGTGGGCCCGTCCGGCGCGGCCCCGGTCACCTTCAACGGCCCCGACGGCACCGCCGTCACCACCAAGCCCGGCGGCGGCCTCGACGTGACACCGCCCGGCGGTCACCCACAGGTCTCGGCCGGCCCGGACGGCGGCGTCTCCGTCAACGGCATCACCACGGACGGCAACGGCGGCGGCACGGCCACCGGCCCCGGCGGCCAGGTCGACTTCTCGCCGCTCGACATCAAGTTCAGCGCCCCGGACGGCACGACGTTCACCATCAACCCCAACGGCAAGTTCCACGTCGACGGGATCAGCCACGGCGCGGACGGCGTCACCATCGGCGGCTCGACCACGGTCGGCAAAGACGGCTCGGCGAGCATCGCCCACGGTGACCAGCAGATCAACGTCGGCGCCGACGGCACCATCACGGCCAACGACGCGCAGGGCAACCCGGTCCCGCCGGCCGTGCCGCAGCCGACCCCCGGAAATCCGGTGAACGCGGGCAACACCACCATCTCCGTGGACAACGGCGGCGGCCACTCGGTCACCGTCCACGGCCAGAACGGCACCACGGTGACGGTCGGCGGCAACGGCACCACGACCGTCAACCATGGCCCGATCCAGGCGAGCCACGGCCCGAACGGCATCAGCGGCAGCGTGGGCACCGGCCATCCGATCCAGGCCAGCCAGGGCCCGAACGGCGTCACGACCGTCAGTCAGAACGGTACGTCGGTGAGTACGGGCGGAAACGGCCCGACCACGGTCGGTCCGCAGGGCGGGCCCGCCTCG
Coding sequences within it:
- a CDS encoding SCO0930 family lipoprotein, yielding MRKFTYVPVVFTIAAVMLTAACTSSQGTAATTTGSAGRAASTGNGAQPSQAGRLSVWQSKQLGPVVTDGAGFTLYRFDKDTAKPPASNCAGDCAKAWPPVLADGAKAGRGVDPGLLGSVKRADGTSQLTLAGWPLYRYAQDTAPRQTRGQGVGGTWFSAAPDGTKAKASAQEAPSEPKDLPALSTVDDEERGTIIRDGKGRTLYRFTKDTAWPMKSNCKGACLEKWKPAGLVDKKDIKGIDPKLLTPYTRPDGTKQLSIDCWPLYWYTGDEQPGDTNGQGVNGTWFTVRPNGKLAK
- a CDS encoding thioesterase II family protein, with product MSLSTSDAPEETSLVVALPAGGGGAGMFAQLRKALPAGTGLVVPDLPGRGRRTRAPRELTVPGLSAELAAELEPRIAGRPYAVFATCFSTIVGLELVWQLLERGLPPTRALLVSGRQPPDVAPPFEALDKLSDEEVLGGMRRFWPSELDWESMPKALHDILLRQTRRDNELGVGYVYEPRGPLPVPVIAYQGMDDPGVTVPELSDWGAHTSVSFTLRVVPGGHYFYMTHTDRLAGELGALLAGRAEDDPVS
- a CDS encoding beta strand repeat-containing protein, which codes for MARRHATGWEVLGFGEDPTPGNPEAIRTLAKTYQELSEGAGEAVELLRDDGALRRGKGQAMDALKTRITKDLPGLLEKTRDSFRTAAGAYDEYANTLTSAQDLLDRAIDQGQEVAAAAKTEVPALAADATPEQAETHQTQQGEVNAAKEALSAAEELGRMAQRIREEGSDRATIVLDDAAEQAIPARDFVKAFGDFLADNPLVEIIAGVIIGIVAVFFPVVGLILGAILFAVSVIRMVSQGKIDAGEIIIGLLTLVPGGVLLGGLGKIVGAAGKLAKFAPFLAKVGKGVGTASGAVSAALKNSTFVRKIIDPLSKGLVGLKASPGLALGAKFAIDVTTEFSLGFLASGITAVIDGKKFDAASAAKGAALGAATAGAFTLFGGTKFATSIKDAFTTKGKFKSNIDKAFSVNSLGVVDGKFKPGNVLFSETKGAQKTGFHGINGTTKSDPATGEVKTKVTTPDGAKTETKITPPGPKADQVEAPDDLPFGVPGPETSTTTTTPDGFTSKTANGTNTIKSPDGDVITSNGNTTTISTPIQGPTTKEQILGGLGGEFAPAQSEKPALSTELGPNGGFTTSGPFGEVSKGPDGTTTFSSPGGDGGGPTPEFTVNNNTISTPNGLTLTDNGGSTTVGGGGLTTDNQNGVNSVFNGPPAGQPVVTHNPADGNVDINFGNTTLNGNTGNPGGGFALPDGTQANVGNNGDVSVVNGDGGGQNVNLPPANAGGPVTFTDTNVSTSIPPAGGATIATPGGPATTLDHTGFTVNTGGPTPDTVQFNGPGNSLDVTPPGGQPQVSVGPDGSITTGNINTDGGGGGTATGGGGNVAFSPTDIKFSTPDGGTIAVNPQGQFDLNPSGAQPPVTVNPNGDIAVGPSGAAPVTFNGPDGTAVTTKPGGGLDVTPPGGHPQVSAGPDGGVSVNGITTDGNGGGTATGPGGQVDFSPLDIKFSAPDGTTFTINPNGKFHVDGISHGADGVTIGGSTTVGKDGSASIAHGDQQINVGADGTITANDAQGNPVPPAVPQPTPGNPVNAGNTTISVDNGGGHSVTVHGQNGTTVTVGGNGTTTVNHGPIQASHGPNGISGSVGTGHPIQASQGPNGVTTVSQNGTSVSTGGNGPTTVGPQGGPASVTVKPPTGQDPAQVTTADGSTTSVHGDGTVTKSAPAGAGSQTVNTGGPGNTTVTVGDNGTTTVSNGPIQASHGPDGISGSVGTVNPVQVGQGPDGVTTVSQNGTSVSTGGNGPTTVGPQGGPASVTVNPADGANPTQVTTSGGSNTTLTGNGAQTDVNGTNTANSTINNDGTISNNAPAGPNSTVTTGPNGTTAADNNGNFGVDNTGTVTNGPVTITANTDAANNPVATFTDTGAGGAQADVGTNGVSTQGVDTTVDPGGDVTVTHHQTPGGPPTTVNSGADGTITTQTPDGAEAKVPPRPNPAGGGPAPAPAPSTITNNNGATLSTDGQTTAFTNDGFTTTIGNDGTGPATTTLHHDSGVSHTVDNNGQATVNNSPSGAGITGTNTQVTVNTPQQEGWGLFGSPEMTGGQNTLSNGPDGPTITTQGADPVHEPGSTVVHGPNAGGPEGEFSVTYGPATGTFAPGGVTGLGPSGTHVDPATNLPVDTAGNPIGNNPGDTTISTVTGDGNSGITVPTPGGGPVVHHDGFYGGNTGVDTNNSTLGKSPGDVENAGTPGQKSDILDGPHNPFNRDPAPGPETFTVGGNGGGPSVDVPVGGKGDSTVHNGPFDVKANGDGSFDVSVSGSNQPGDKVTVGPDGTLTGPGVVPEAQPGAGQEGPARPPQVTFSNNTTVTGGPGAAPVVTPDGGGATTTFANGAATTTDQAGNVTITQNPDGSATFSNTAGGENTTFTVTKDGVEGTVTTTDNNGNQTTFDVLVNNNGSVQVKDANGKTLTEVDANGSFNEQHTPIHDYHAYAGGPTSVTELHEYGYEALTSILKGAVGQAVSVGYEVGANGADAQTTLENAGIKLGYGVGNSLAGKKVENDHGFKTKGPEVPLASLPTKTIGAVNSNQDTELANPPEEAPIKV